The following DNA comes from Caminicella sporogenes DSM 14501.
TCGCATACCAAATAAGCCCGACGATATGGCAATATCATAGCCGTGCTGATTTTTGAGTTCGCTGTTCTTTGCTTCAATCATGTATCGTTGTCGGTAACGTTGTTTAAAATATTTGGATTCTTGAAATTCCTCTTGCTTAA
Coding sequences within:
- a CDS encoding transposase — translated: KQEEFQESKYFKQRYRQRYMIEAKNSELKNQHGYDIAISSGLFGMRIQGAISIFNVNIKRILTLLKKKYGENTPSFQ